In the genome of Pontibacter actiniarum, the window TGTAAGATTTTGTGGGGGAGTGGCATCTTTAGGCCCTTTTGCCTGTTATACCACCATACCCATAGGCTTTGCAGGCTTTGCCGAGCTGGCAAAAGCCTCTAAGAACATTTAAGCAGCATATCATTAATGGCAAAACGCGGATTCGGGTTCAGCGGCGGCGAAAAGGAAAAGGAAGGCAGAAAGAAGATTAGCAAGGAAAGCTTTCGCCGCGGCCTTCAGATTTTCTCTTACGTACTCCCTTACAAGTATAAGTTTATCGTCGGGCTCGCTTTTCTGGTACTGTCCAGCCTTACCTTCATGGCTTTCCCCTACCTGGTAGGCGAGCTTTTCAACTCATCCACCGGTAGCCCCGACGGGCTGCTCCAGGACATCAACATGATTGCCATGGGGCTGTTCGGGGTAATCCTGCTACAGGGCATCTTCTCGTTTTTCAGGGTTTACTTCTTTGCGCAGGTGAGCGAGAACGCCGTGGCAGACATCCGCCGCGACCTCTACAGCAAGTTTGTGCAGCTCCCGATCTCCTTCTACGAAAAGCGCCGCGTGGGCGAAGTTACCAGCCGCATCACCACTGACGTGGCGCAGGTGCAGGATGCCATGTCCATCACTCTGGCAGAGCTTTTCCGCCAGACCACGACGCTGATAGTAGGGGTAGGCATCATCATGTGGACTTCTATCAAGCTCTCGCTGTTTATGCTGGCCACCTTCCCGGTGCTGGTGGCGCTGGCCCTGGTATTCGGTCGCAGAATTAAGACGCTCTCCAAGAAAACACAGGACGAACTGGCCAACACCAACGTTATAGTTGAGGAAACGCTGCAGGCCATCAACACCGTAAAGGCCTTCACAAACGAAATGTTTGAGGTGGCGCGCTACCGCACCACCCTGGGCAGAGCCGTTAAAACCGCCCTCTCTGCCGCCTACTACCGCGGTGCCTTTATCACCTTTATCATTATTGGCCTTTTCGGCGGCATCATCCTGGTGATCTGGTACGGCGCCACGCTCGTTGCCAACGGCGATATCGACGGCGGAAGCCTTATCTCCTTTGTGCTGTACACGGTGTTTATCGGGGCCTCTGTGGGTGGCCTGGGGGAAATCTACGGCAAAGTGCAGTCTGCCCTGGGCGCTACGGAGCGTATTCTGGAAATACTGCAGGAGCAGGAGGAGCCAACAGACAAAGGCGTAAAAGCACTCCGTGAGATCCCTCGTGTAAACGGTGACATTGCGTACCAGCACGTGGCTTTCTCCTACCCTACCCGCCCGGACCTGCAGGTGTTAAGCAACATTAACTTCAGCGTGCGGGCCGGGGAGAAAATAGCCCTGGTTGGCCCGAGCGGCGCCGGCAAATCTACCATCATCCAGCTTCTGATGCGCTACTACGACGTATCAGGCGGGAGCATTACAGTGGATGGCCGCGACATCCGCGACATGAACATGACGATGCTGCGCGGCAACATCGGCGTGGTACCGCAGGAGGTGCTCCTGTTTGGCGGCACCATCCGGGAGAACATTGCCTACGGCCGCCCGGAAGCAACGGAGGCCGAAGTAACAGAAGCAGCCCGAAAGGCCAATGCCTACGACTTTATCATGTCTTTCCCGGAGGGGATGGATACCCTGGTGGGTGAGCGCGGCATTAAGCTTTCCGGCGGCCAGCGCCAGCGCGTGGCTATTGCCCGGGCCATACTTAAGAACCCAGCCATCCTGATACTGGATGAGGCCACCAGCGCCCTCGACTCTGAATCGGAGCACCTGGTGCAGCAGGCCATGGATGAGCTCATGAAAGGCCGCACGACCATCGTTATCGCCCACCGCCTGGCCACCATCCGCAAAGTGGACAAAATCCTGGTGATCGAAAACGGGGAGATTGTGGAGGAGGGCTCCCATGAGGAGCTGTCGCATAACCCGGAAGGCATGTATGCGAACCTGCTGAAGCTGCAGTTTGAGCTAAGCT includes:
- a CDS encoding ABC transporter ATP-binding protein — encoded protein: MAKRGFGFSGGEKEKEGRKKISKESFRRGLQIFSYVLPYKYKFIVGLAFLVLSSLTFMAFPYLVGELFNSSTGSPDGLLQDINMIAMGLFGVILLQGIFSFFRVYFFAQVSENAVADIRRDLYSKFVQLPISFYEKRRVGEVTSRITTDVAQVQDAMSITLAELFRQTTTLIVGVGIIMWTSIKLSLFMLATFPVLVALALVFGRRIKTLSKKTQDELANTNVIVEETLQAINTVKAFTNEMFEVARYRTTLGRAVKTALSAAYYRGAFITFIIIGLFGGIILVIWYGATLVANGDIDGGSLISFVLYTVFIGASVGGLGEIYGKVQSALGATERILEILQEQEEPTDKGVKALREIPRVNGDIAYQHVAFSYPTRPDLQVLSNINFSVRAGEKIALVGPSGAGKSTIIQLLMRYYDVSGGSITVDGRDIRDMNMTMLRGNIGVVPQEVLLFGGTIRENIAYGRPEATEAEVTEAARKANAYDFIMSFPEGMDTLVGERGIKLSGGQRQRVAIARAILKNPAILILDEATSALDSESEHLVQQAMDELMKGRTTIVIAHRLATIRKVDKILVIENGEIVEEGSHEELSHNPEGMYANLLKLQFELS